A single genomic interval of Spirosoma taeanense harbors:
- a CDS encoding GNAT family N-acetyltransferase translates to MIDVLPISSPADLDLAFAIRRQVFVEEQNVAAEEEYDEFEVSSTHFLARADGTPCGTARWRRTSNGVKLERFAVLREFRGQGVGKALVQAVLDDVFSQQPEPIERIYLHAQLTAMPLYAGFGFVSVGPIFEEAGIQHYKMVLPGSAFSHQ, encoded by the coding sequence ATGATTGATGTTTTACCAATTTCCAGTCCCGCCGATCTTGACCTAGCGTTTGCCATTCGCCGACAGGTATTTGTCGAAGAGCAGAACGTTGCGGCCGAGGAAGAATACGATGAATTTGAAGTAAGCAGTACCCATTTTCTGGCCCGTGCCGATGGTACGCCCTGCGGCACCGCCCGCTGGCGACGTACATCTAACGGTGTTAAGCTGGAGCGATTTGCCGTTCTGCGCGAATTTCGGGGGCAGGGGGTCGGCAAGGCGCTTGTTCAGGCTGTTCTGGATGACGTATTCAGCCAGCAGCCCGAACCTATCGAACGCATCTACCTGCATGCGCAGCTAACAGCCATGCCGCTGTACGCAGGCTTTGGCTTTGTGTCGGTCGGGCCGATATTCGAAGAGGCCGGTATCCAGCACTATAAAATGGTTTTGCCCGGCTCCGCCTTTTCGCACCAATGA
- a CDS encoding SDR family oxidoreductase: protein MAEKGIRVNCVAPGPIWTPLIPSTMPEEEVKTFGEYVPLKRAGQPVELAPIYVLLASGESSYMTGPAAPCRKRAVR, encoded by the coding sequence GTGGCTGAAAAAGGGATCCGGGTGAACTGCGTGGCCCCGGGCCCGATCTGGACTCCGCTGATTCCATCAACCATGCCTGAGGAAGAGGTGAAAACCTTCGGTGAGTATGTACCGCTGAAACGCGCTGGTCAGCCTGTCGAACTGGCCCCGATATACGTACTGCTGGCCTCCGGCGAGTCAAGTTACATGACCGGACCGGCAGCACCGTGCAGGAAACGGGCGGTACGCTAA
- a CDS encoding M43 family zinc metalloprotease: MKKPVNNGQTRFWQTGWRWLAGSFICLLTQAGWAQVSETDVLHRCGTVEYEQHVLQRRNPRRLQQLNELNQLLKQAETDGMKLRLKADDETIYRIPVVVHVIHNTASGAVGGSTNSNISDEQIASQIQVLNEDYRRQPGTNGFNDNPIGADAKIEFFLAQTDPQGQPTTGITRHYYPQKTSFNIFTDDVLLSQIAYWPSDQYLNIWVTTLQDNYLGFTQFPTAADTLSGLPGDTNEFVDGSIIDYRYFGRQIGTVRSPTYGYGRTATHEIGHWLGLLHTWGDGDGCNEDYVADTPPTKTANQTVNCNETFSNCSGKRTRDQIENYLEYSPDLCMNLFTKGQVDRMRAVLTLSPRRARLIRSVTRLPETETLTLTLYPNPTRSGSTVDVQLKGFQSFTVDLIDISGRLIHTRNYTDSPSTSVSLPVSSLTAGLYIVRVKTTNETVSQRLLVQ, from the coding sequence ATGAAAAAGCCGGTCAATAACGGGCAAACCAGATTTTGGCAAACCGGCTGGCGTTGGCTGGCCGGTTCTTTTATTTGCCTGCTGACGCAGGCTGGCTGGGCGCAGGTGTCCGAAACCGACGTGCTACACCGCTGCGGTACGGTCGAGTACGAACAGCATGTGCTGCAGCGACGTAACCCGCGACGGCTTCAGCAACTGAACGAGCTGAACCAACTCTTGAAGCAGGCCGAAACCGACGGGATGAAGCTGCGCCTGAAAGCCGACGACGAGACGATCTACCGGATTCCGGTGGTGGTTCATGTCATTCACAATACGGCGTCGGGAGCGGTTGGCGGCAGCACCAATTCGAACATTTCTGACGAGCAGATTGCCTCGCAGATTCAGGTGCTGAATGAAGATTACCGGCGGCAGCCCGGTACGAACGGCTTTAACGACAACCCGATTGGGGCGGATGCCAAAATCGAGTTTTTTCTGGCCCAGACCGATCCGCAGGGACAGCCCACCACGGGCATCACCCGCCATTATTACCCCCAGAAAACGTCATTCAACATTTTTACGGACGACGTTCTGCTATCGCAGATTGCGTACTGGCCGAGCGATCAGTACCTAAATATCTGGGTAACGACGCTGCAGGATAATTACCTGGGGTTCACGCAGTTCCCAACAGCGGCCGATACGCTGTCGGGTTTGCCGGGGGATACGAATGAATTTGTGGATGGCTCGATTATCGATTACCGGTACTTTGGCCGGCAGATTGGCACGGTGCGCAGCCCGACCTATGGGTATGGCCGCACGGCTACCCACGAGATAGGCCACTGGCTGGGCCTGCTCCATACATGGGGCGACGGCGACGGCTGTAACGAGGACTACGTAGCCGATACACCGCCCACCAAAACGGCCAACCAAACGGTTAACTGCAACGAAACCTTTTCAAACTGTTCGGGGAAGCGCACCCGCGATCAGATTGAAAACTATCTGGAGTACTCGCCGGATCTGTGCATGAACCTGTTTACGAAGGGGCAGGTGGACCGGATGCGGGCCGTACTAACACTTAGTCCACGGCGGGCGCGGCTCATCCGGTCCGTTACGAGGCTACCCGAAACCGAGACGCTGACGCTCACGCTATATCCAAACCCGACCCGGAGCGGTTCTACCGTCGATGTGCAGCTTAAAGGCTTTCAATCGTTCACGGTCGATCTGATCGACATAAGCGGTCGCCTGATTCACACCCGTAACTATACGGATTCACCAAGTACCAGCGTGTCGCTGCCAGTGAGCAGCCTCACGGCCGGTCTATATATCGTTCGGGTTAAAACCACGAACGAGACGGTTAGCCAGCGATTGCTGGTGCAATAA
- a CDS encoding PhoH family protein, protein MVEKVITLDNVSLIDFLGVENHNIKEVAAAFPMSKIISRGNEIRIKGTTPEISRISDILDSLMEHYQRYGKITHENVQNYISHSGQPANGTGVTPPVVPDDDEVLVYGNRGVVVRARTDNQKRLVEAAETHDLVFAIGPAGTGKTYTAVAIAVRALKNKEVKKIIITRPAVEAGENLGFLPGDLKEKIDPYLRPIYDALDDMIPAEKLKFYTENRIIEIAPLAYMRGRTLNNAFILLDEAQNTTPMQMKMFLTRMGPSSKAIITGDRSQIDLPNRQKSGLIESVDILKSIKGISFVELDGRDVVRHRLVREIITAYEKAGQ, encoded by the coding sequence TTGGTCGAAAAAGTCATAACCCTCGACAATGTCTCGCTCATCGACTTTCTGGGCGTAGAGAACCACAATATCAAAGAAGTGGCCGCTGCGTTCCCGATGAGTAAGATCATCTCGCGCGGTAACGAAATCCGCATTAAAGGCACTACGCCCGAGATATCCCGCATCAGCGACATTCTGGATTCGCTGATGGAGCATTACCAACGATACGGCAAAATCACCCACGAAAACGTGCAGAACTATATCAGTCATAGCGGTCAGCCTGCTAACGGAACGGGCGTTACCCCCCCCGTGGTGCCCGATGATGACGAGGTGCTGGTGTACGGAAATCGGGGCGTCGTCGTTCGCGCCAGAACCGATAATCAGAAACGACTGGTCGAAGCCGCCGAGACGCACGATCTGGTCTTTGCCATCGGTCCCGCCGGAACGGGTAAGACCTATACTGCCGTGGCGATTGCGGTTCGGGCCTTGAAAAATAAAGAGGTTAAGAAAATCATCATTACGCGGCCAGCCGTAGAAGCGGGTGAAAACCTGGGTTTTCTGCCGGGCGATCTGAAAGAGAAAATCGATCCGTATCTGCGGCCCATCTACGACGCGCTGGACGATATGATCCCGGCCGAAAAGCTGAAATTCTATACCGAAAACCGGATTATTGAGATTGCTCCACTGGCGTATATGCGCGGTCGGACACTGAATAATGCGTTTATTCTGCTCGACGAAGCGCAGAACACGACTCCGATGCAAATGAAGATGTTCCTGACGCGGATGGGGCCGTCGTCGAAAGCGATCATCACCGGCGACCGCTCGCAGATTGACTTACCCAACCGGCAGAAGTCCGGTCTGATTGAATCGGTTGATATTTTAAAATCTATTAAAGGCATCTCGTTTGTCGAGCTCGACGGTCGGGATGTGGTGCGGCATCGACTCGTGCGGGAAATTATTACGGCCTATGAAAAAGCCGGTCAATAA
- a CDS encoding DUF4856 domain-containing protein: MTSRFLRFSTLSVILLTTSLWSCSTEKETTVTPQLRPKIDYASLSDTATYATRFLDEKKTSTVDLTNGSNRLLMFRAINTYNGTAASTGATLDAIQLKNMFANASSPFSGSLTTLNTSGVQLRSVTASSLPAGEAEKERLTIESGFTAMANASKSVGQTASEGKAGKLGTYLVDEKGIEWAQIIQKSLIGAFQLDYIANVLLSDKNLSADNSTLVAGKNYTALEQNWDQIYGILTANPVYGGKATTTSSGESFLGSYLWEYNKDGFAKIHPALLKGRAAIVNNDQQTLKAQATLLRTEMEKAVASAAVGYLGKWKTGTTDAARAHAIGEGLGFIYSLRYAKLNGGDATFSDNLLTNLVYAAPNGFWGLTNTKIDAAADAIRIEFKQLN; encoded by the coding sequence ATGACTTCACGTTTTCTACGCTTTTCAACTCTGTCTGTTATTCTCCTGACTACCAGCCTGTGGTCCTGCTCTACCGAGAAAGAAACCACCGTTACACCCCAACTTCGACCGAAGATCGACTATGCCTCGCTCTCAGACACAGCAACGTATGCCACCCGTTTTCTTGATGAGAAGAAAACGTCGACTGTTGATCTGACCAATGGCAGCAATCGCCTGTTGATGTTTCGGGCTATTAATACCTACAATGGAACTGCGGCCAGCACCGGGGCTACATTAGATGCCATCCAGCTTAAAAATATGTTTGCCAATGCCAGTAGTCCTTTCTCTGGTTCGCTCACAACTCTGAACACCTCGGGCGTGCAGCTGCGCAGTGTGACGGCCTCATCACTACCCGCAGGGGAAGCCGAGAAAGAACGCCTAACCATTGAGTCTGGCTTCACGGCCATGGCTAACGCCAGCAAATCGGTAGGCCAGACGGCGTCTGAAGGCAAAGCTGGCAAGTTAGGCACCTACCTGGTTGATGAGAAAGGCATTGAATGGGCGCAGATTATTCAAAAGTCGCTTATTGGCGCCTTTCAGCTAGATTATATTGCCAACGTGCTCCTGAGTGACAAAAACCTGTCGGCAGACAACTCCACCCTGGTTGCGGGCAAAAACTACACAGCTCTGGAGCAGAACTGGGATCAGATCTATGGTATCCTGACGGCCAACCCCGTTTACGGCGGTAAGGCTACGACCACCTCCTCGGGCGAAAGCTTTCTGGGCTCCTACCTGTGGGAATATAATAAAGATGGTTTTGCCAAGATTCATCCGGCACTACTGAAAGGACGGGCAGCAATTGTCAATAACGACCAGCAGACGCTGAAAGCTCAGGCTACGTTACTACGCACCGAAATGGAAAAAGCGGTGGCTTCTGCCGCCGTGGGCTATCTGGGCAAATGGAAGACGGGCACCACCGATGCGGCTCGGGCCCATGCGATTGGTGAGGGCCTTGGCTTTATTTACAGCTTACGCTACGCCAAATTGAATGGTGGGGATGCCACCTTCTCGGATAACCTGTTAACTAACCTGGTGTATGCAGCTCCAAATGGTTTCTGGGGATTGACCAACACCAAAATTGATGCAGCCGCTGACGCCATACGCATTGAGTTCAAACAGCTCAATTAA
- a CDS encoding SDR family oxidoreductase: MNTTANSTATSLVDPLTKYPKPPYPAKPWAVPGTEAQMQFSADHGETSYQGSGKLMGRRALITNAGVVISYLNEDQDARETARYSEEAGHKAVLVPGDIGDEAHCQQLDRRTVEELGGLDILVNNAAYQVAHKSLQ; encoded by the coding sequence ATGAATACGACAGCTAACAGTACCGCCACATCGCTGGTTGACCCGCTGACGAAGTACCCGAAGCCACCCTACCCGGCGAAACCGTGGGCAGTGCCCGGCACTGAAGCCCAGATGCAGTTCAGCGCCGACCATGGCGAAACGTCGTATCAGGGATCGGGTAAGCTGATGGGACGTAGAGCGCTCATTACCAATGCCGGAGTCGTGATTTCGTATCTGAACGAAGATCAGGATGCCCGGGAAACCGCGCGTTACAGTGAAGAAGCGGGCCACAAAGCCGTGCTGGTACCGGGCGACATCGGCGATGAAGCCCACTGTCAGCAGCTTGACCGGCGGACCGTGGAAGAACTGGGTGGTCTGGATATTCTCGTCAACAATGCAGCCTATCAGGTGGCGCACAAGTCGTTGCAGTAG
- a CDS encoding TetR/AcrR family transcriptional regulator has product METLEKIRKAYTEYVLENGKQPTSVFQFAKKLKLAEADFYVHYPSFDGIEADIWLTFFNEAKAAVEGDETFQGYSVREKLLAFYYTWIELLKRQRSFVVYSYGRLREGTSSGAVSPTSRAGMSARRNSANSRVLQPFKEAFLDYARDLLAEGRESKEVEPRPFVTDRYPNALWAQTLYLLDFWVRDVSKNFEKTDTAIEKAVNTAFDLIGRSPLDTLFDFAKFIYQNK; this is encoded by the coding sequence ATGGAAACGCTCGAAAAAATCCGTAAGGCGTACACTGAATACGTCCTTGAGAACGGAAAACAACCCACCTCCGTCTTCCAGTTCGCTAAAAAACTGAAACTTGCCGAAGCCGACTTTTACGTCCACTACCCATCGTTTGATGGGATTGAGGCTGATATCTGGCTGACGTTTTTCAATGAAGCGAAAGCGGCCGTTGAGGGCGATGAAACCTTTCAGGGTTATTCAGTACGCGAAAAATTGCTGGCTTTTTATTATACCTGGATTGAATTGCTTAAAAGGCAGCGCAGCTTCGTCGTTTATAGCTACGGCCGCCTGCGCGAAGGCACTTCGTCCGGTGCCGTGAGCCCAACGTCCCGAGCTGGCATGAGCGCCCGCCGAAACAGCGCCAATAGTCGGGTACTGCAGCCATTTAAAGAGGCCTTTCTCGATTACGCCCGCGATCTGCTGGCCGAAGGCCGCGAAAGCAAGGAGGTCGAACCGCGCCCGTTCGTAACCGACCGCTACCCCAATGCGCTTTGGGCGCAGACGCTCTATCTGCTCGATTTCTGGGTACGGGACGTCAGCAAGAACTTTGAAAAGACCGATACTGCCATTGAAAAAGCTGTGAACACCGCTTTCGATCTGATCGGTCGCTCACCCCTAGATACCCTGTTCGATTTCGCCAAATTCATATACCAAAATAAATGA
- a CDS encoding mannitol dehydrogenase family protein has product MLTTIQNQSTTDLLNASQCMLSYPAYLAGYRTVQEAMQDRLFNAYLNAFLNATQDCPDSRRLSGLSGGGNESLLAQLTDTTSDTELEELCRDGASRLSAFILPILLDRLKRGREISCLAFLLAAYGHYLHTGMDDKGEIYTVDEPHLTDEDWLRVNDLDTTAFLAMSPFAAANLLDFPQLVAPYKIYRIQIACYGLVFSLKQALCAFWETQPEVSESSSCS; this is encoded by the coding sequence ATGCTGACTACCATTCAAAACCAATCAACAACCGATCTGCTGAATGCTTCGCAGTGTATGCTATCGTATCCCGCCTATCTGGCCGGATACCGAACCGTACAGGAGGCTATGCAGGATCGCCTGTTCAATGCGTATCTGAACGCCTTTCTGAATGCCACCCAAGATTGCCCGGATTCAAGGCGGCTTTCCGGTTTAAGCGGGGGAGGCAACGAATCGTTACTTGCTCAGCTGACAGATACGACGTCCGACACCGAGCTGGAAGAACTCTGTCGGGATGGCGCGTCCAGACTTTCGGCGTTTATTTTGCCAATTCTGCTTGATCGGCTTAAACGAGGGCGGGAGATTTCCTGCCTGGCGTTTCTGCTGGCCGCTTATGGCCATTATCTGCATACCGGCATGGATGATAAAGGGGAAATCTATACGGTCGATGAACCACACCTGACTGATGAAGACTGGCTGCGGGTGAATGATCTCGACACGACGGCGTTTTTAGCCATGTCGCCCTTCGCAGCGGCTAATCTGCTGGATTTTCCGCAATTGGTTGCACCGTATAAAATCTATCGTATCCAGATTGCCTGCTATGGACTTGTCTTTTCGCTAAAACAAGCTTTGTGTGCCTTCTGGGAAACTCAGCCGGAGGTGTCGGAAAGTAGCTCTTGCAGCTAG
- a CDS encoding ABC1 kinase family protein — MKTQSSVPTTKVARASQFVKAGVKVGGNYIKHYSKKLIDPSLSKDELHKDNAADIYDALSELKGSALKMAQMLSMDRGLLPVAYSDKFTMAQYSAPPLSGPLVVKTFRTYFGKSPSQLFDKFDIEAVNAASIGQVHQAWKDGRKLAVKVQYPGVADAVSSDLKIAKPLAVRLLNLNERDIDRYMGEVESKLLEETDYELELKRSIEISQACAHLPGLVFPTYYSEFSSRRILTMDWLDGLHLKDFLKTNPSQAVRDQIGQSLWDFYDFQIHTLRQVHADPHPGNFLMRPDGTLGVIDFGCVKVIPDFYYDNYFRLVNPDTIEDDALTEQIFENLEFLTSADSPKDRAFFSDLFKQMIRMLGEPFAVEEFDFGDDTYFNKVYAFAEGLSKVDELKNSKVARGSQDGLYVNRTYYGLYAMLNELKARVVTTKPEWLRSKKAIAV; from the coding sequence ATGAAAACCCAAAGCTCCGTCCCGACGACTAAAGTTGCCCGCGCCAGCCAGTTTGTGAAGGCCGGAGTCAAGGTTGGCGGGAATTATATCAAGCATTACAGCAAGAAGCTGATTGACCCCAGCCTGTCGAAAGATGAGCTGCATAAGGATAATGCCGCCGACATCTACGATGCGTTGAGCGAGCTGAAAGGCTCGGCTCTAAAAATGGCGCAGATGCTGAGCATGGACCGGGGTTTGCTGCCCGTAGCCTATTCCGATAAGTTCACGATGGCGCAGTATTCGGCTCCGCCCTTGTCGGGACCGCTGGTCGTGAAAACGTTCCGGACGTATTTTGGTAAGTCCCCCTCGCAGCTATTCGACAAGTTTGATATTGAGGCCGTCAATGCGGCCAGCATCGGGCAGGTGCATCAGGCCTGGAAAGACGGCAGAAAGCTGGCCGTAAAGGTGCAGTATCCCGGTGTGGCCGACGCGGTCAGTTCGGATCTGAAAATCGCTAAGCCCCTGGCCGTTCGGCTGCTGAACCTCAACGAGCGCGACATTGACCGCTATATGGGCGAGGTGGAGTCGAAGCTGCTGGAAGAAACCGACTACGAACTGGAGTTGAAACGCTCCATCGAGATTTCGCAGGCCTGCGCCCATCTGCCGGGGCTGGTGTTTCCGACGTATTATTCTGAGTTTTCGTCCCGCCGGATTCTGACGATGGATTGGCTCGATGGCCTGCACCTGAAGGATTTTCTGAAAACGAATCCGTCGCAGGCGGTTCGCGACCAGATCGGGCAATCCCTCTGGGATTTCTATGATTTTCAGATTCATACGCTCCGGCAGGTTCACGCCGACCCGCACCCGGGTAACTTCCTGATGCGGCCCGACGGCACGCTGGGCGTCATTGACTTCGGCTGCGTGAAGGTGATTCCGGACTTTTATTACGATAACTATTTCCGGCTGGTTAATCCGGATACCATTGAAGACGACGCTCTGACCGAACAGATTTTCGAAAATCTGGAATTTTTGACCTCGGCCGACTCACCGAAAGACCGGGCGTTTTTCTCCGATCTGTTCAAACAGATGATCCGGATGCTGGGCGAACCGTTTGCCGTTGAGGAGTTCGATTTTGGCGATGACACTTACTTTAATAAAGTGTATGCTTTTGCCGAAGGACTGTCAAAGGTAGACGAGCTGAAGAATTCAAAGGTGGCCCGTGGGTCGCAGGATGGTCTGTACGTTAACCGTACGTATTACGGTCTGTATGCCATGCTCAACGAACTGAAAGCCCGCGTCGTCACAACAAAACCCGAGTGGCTCCGGTCGAAAAAGGCCATCGCGGTCTGA
- a CDS encoding ComEC/Rec2 family competence protein, with protein MSKGAVGYPFVRAAAGLATGILLYVGLPDWYDLPWAAFVTGLLLLGWGVGRSAGSVLKPVRAGYGIGSFLILLALGWAITYQRTASNRPDNILHLADTLQAYEGVIVAQPEERARTYRVELDIRRGRYWRLSAGRAHSLPNWHPLSGRIIVYLDRADLPMPRYGEVWLVSGPPRPIDPPLNPGEFNYKRYLSYRNIYHQQYLRPFQRQILAYDPPNPVTRLATVVNRWADSLFTQQIGSRAEYGIVNAMILGVRDDLDADLYRSYSAAGAVHILSVSGLHVGILFQVLTLLLSFLVKRPRGKLLMAGLQLLILWFYALVTGLSPPVLRSAGMFSVVIVGNAFGRQQQLANTLGVSAFFILCFDPYALFSAGFQLSNLAVAGIGAWQSSVYQAFTFRHRWLNRIWELTAVAIVAQLITFPLGVFYFHQFPTYFLLANPAVMVLSFVLLPMSMATLAFSWVPFLNYGLSWLLQKTAWLLNLVVTQTSQLPGAAWEGLWLSPEALLLIYAIILFGAALLLTRNRAYLWATCAVAVLLAGLTIRDDYGQRHQRQLAVHFLPHRTAVSLTDGHTATLLTDLNTTDTRSFEFYLKNTFGQWGVSNLTVARALADSVSAIPGYHRTRDYGLWVWQGKTVLLVNRLTGRNHWRLPAIVDYLILRRNALREWNQLNGRIVARHIIFDDSNKTPLTDRLLVEAKQRGITCYSVRQMGAYVASLD; from the coding sequence ATGAGCAAGGGGGCAGTCGGCTACCCGTTCGTGCGCGCAGCGGCCGGACTGGCAACGGGAATCCTGCTTTACGTGGGTTTGCCGGATTGGTATGACCTGCCCTGGGCTGCATTCGTCACGGGTTTGCTGCTTCTGGGCTGGGGGGTCGGGCGCAGTGCAGGCTCGGTTCTTAAACCAGTTCGCGCTGGCTATGGTATTGGTAGCTTTCTGATCCTGCTGGCGCTCGGCTGGGCCATTACGTATCAGCGCACAGCCAGCAACCGACCCGACAACATTCTGCATCTGGCGGACACCCTGCAGGCTTATGAGGGCGTGATCGTTGCCCAGCCCGAGGAGCGGGCCCGCACGTACCGCGTTGAGCTGGATATCCGCCGGGGTAGATACTGGCGTTTATCGGCCGGGCGTGCTCATTCATTGCCGAACTGGCACCCATTGAGTGGCCGGATTATTGTCTATCTGGACAGAGCCGATTTGCCTATGCCCCGTTACGGGGAAGTCTGGCTTGTATCGGGACCACCCCGGCCCATTGACCCACCTTTGAATCCCGGTGAGTTTAACTATAAGCGATACCTCAGCTACCGAAACATTTATCATCAGCAGTACCTGCGTCCGTTTCAGCGGCAGATTCTGGCCTATGATCCACCTAATCCGGTAACCAGGCTGGCGACGGTTGTTAACCGCTGGGCTGACAGTCTCTTTACGCAGCAGATTGGCAGCCGGGCCGAGTACGGGATTGTGAATGCCATGATTCTGGGCGTCCGCGACGATCTGGACGCTGATTTGTACCGGTCTTACTCGGCGGCCGGGGCTGTGCATATTCTGTCGGTGTCGGGGCTGCACGTCGGGATTCTGTTTCAGGTGCTGACCCTGCTGCTAAGTTTTCTCGTCAAACGACCGCGGGGCAAACTCCTGATGGCCGGTTTGCAACTGCTGATTCTGTGGTTCTATGCACTCGTAACGGGACTGTCCCCGCCGGTTTTACGGTCGGCCGGGATGTTCTCAGTTGTCATTGTGGGAAACGCATTTGGTCGGCAGCAGCAGCTGGCCAACACATTAGGCGTATCGGCGTTTTTCATCCTCTGCTTCGACCCATATGCCTTATTTTCGGCCGGGTTTCAGTTGTCGAATCTGGCCGTGGCGGGCATTGGGGCGTGGCAGTCATCCGTGTACCAGGCGTTTACGTTTCGGCATCGCTGGCTGAACAGAATCTGGGAGTTAACCGCCGTGGCGATTGTTGCCCAGTTGATTACGTTCCCGCTGGGGGTATTCTATTTTCACCAGTTTCCAACCTATTTTCTGCTGGCGAACCCGGCCGTTATGGTCCTTTCGTTTGTCCTGCTGCCGATGTCCATGGCTACGCTGGCCTTCAGCTGGGTGCCGTTTCTAAATTATGGGCTAAGCTGGCTTTTGCAGAAAACGGCCTGGCTGCTTAATTTGGTGGTTACCCAAACCAGCCAGCTACCCGGCGCGGCCTGGGAGGGACTGTGGCTTTCGCCGGAAGCCCTCTTGCTGATCTACGCTATTATCCTGTTCGGAGCAGCCTTACTGCTGACCCGCAACCGGGCTTACCTCTGGGCTACCTGCGCAGTTGCGGTATTGCTGGCTGGTTTGACCATCCGGGACGATTACGGCCAGCGTCACCAGCGGCAGCTGGCGGTTCATTTTCTACCCCATCGCACGGCCGTCAGCCTGACCGATGGGCATACCGCCACGCTGCTGACCGATCTAAACACCACCGACACGCGCTCCTTCGAGTTTTACCTGAAAAACACCTTCGGGCAGTGGGGCGTTTCGAACCTGACCGTTGCCCGTGCACTCGCCGATTCGGTAAGTGCCATTCCAGGTTATCATCGCACGCGCGACTATGGGCTCTGGGTTTGGCAGGGTAAAACGGTGCTGCTGGTGAACCGGCTGACGGGCCGGAACCACTGGCGACTCCCGGCCATTGTGGATTACCTTATCCTTCGCCGGAACGCCCTGCGGGAGTGGAATCAGTTGAACGGCCGGATTGTTGCGCGGCACATCATCTTCGACGATTCGAATAAAACGCCCTTAACCGACAGATTGCTGGTGGAGGCTAAGCAACGCGGAATAACCTGCTACTCGGTGCGGCAGATGGGCGCCTACGTAGCCAGCCTTGACTGA
- a CDS encoding LacI family DNA-binding transcriptional regulator, which produces MAKRTSLKDIAQLVGVSTALVSYVLNNKRENRISKAVAQKIRKAAQELNYQPNQIAKSLKTNKTRTLGLLVADIANPFFSSLARYIEDEADRQGYTLIFASSDENPQKFRKLINTLLSRNVDGLLIAPPEGTQDQIIQLQQQATPFVLIDRYFPDLRTSYVALDNHQAIYLATEHLIRSGFRRIGMLTFQTELTHINERTRGYRSALNDHQIPFKKRWLREISRSNLIPEVAKAIHELTAGHNPVEAIVFASNTLALCGLRQLKSQSIRIPDNVAVVSFDETDINDLFHSPLTYVRQPLQEMGQLATRILLETMSANNRITQANLPATLVVQASTQPLAVSLLD; this is translated from the coding sequence ATGGCAAAACGAACTTCCTTAAAGGATATAGCTCAGCTGGTAGGGGTTTCTACGGCTCTTGTTTCTTACGTTCTGAACAACAAGCGGGAGAACCGGATCAGTAAGGCCGTTGCGCAAAAAATCCGCAAAGCCGCTCAGGAGTTAAATTACCAGCCCAACCAGATCGCTAAAAGCCTGAAAACCAACAAAACCCGCACGTTGGGTTTGTTGGTAGCCGACATTGCCAATCCGTTTTTTTCTTCTCTGGCCCGGTATATTGAAGACGAAGCCGACCGACAGGGCTACACGCTTATCTTCGCCAGTTCGGATGAGAATCCTCAAAAATTCCGGAAGCTGATAAACACCCTGCTCAGCCGGAACGTTGATGGCTTACTGATCGCCCCTCCCGAAGGTACGCAGGATCAGATCATTCAGTTACAGCAACAGGCGACCCCTTTCGTGCTTATTGACCGCTATTTTCCCGACCTGCGGACCAGTTACGTGGCCCTGGACAATCATCAGGCAATTTATCTGGCCACGGAGCACCTGATCCGGTCCGGCTTTCGGCGAATCGGCATGCTTACGTTCCAGACGGAGCTTACCCACATTAATGAACGCACGAGAGGTTACCGATCAGCCTTGAACGACCATCAGATTCCCTTCAAAAAACGCTGGCTGAGGGAAATCAGCCGTAGTAACCTGATACCCGAAGTAGCTAAAGCGATTCATGAGCTTACGGCCGGGCACAATCCCGTAGAAGCGATCGTGTTCGCGTCGAATACGCTGGCGTTATGTGGCTTACGGCAGCTTAAATCGCAGTCCATTCGCATACCCGATAACGTAGCCGTTGTCAGTTTCGACGAAACGGATATTAATGATCTGTTCCATAGCCCGCTCACCTATGTTCGGCAGCCGCTACAGGAGATGGGACAACTAGCCACCCGGATTTTATTGGAAACGATGTCCGCCAATAATCGAATAACGCAGGCAAACCTTCCGGCAACACTGGTCGTCCAGGCATCAACCCAACCCCTGGCTGTTAGTCTGCTTGATTAA